One window from the genome of Pyrus communis chromosome 16, drPyrComm1.1, whole genome shotgun sequence encodes:
- the LOC137720539 gene encoding homeobox-leucine zipper protein ANTHOCYANINLESS 2-like isoform X2 → MSFGGFLDNSTGSCGGTRIVADIPYTNSNNNMPSSAIVQPNLVTQSFTKSMFNSPGLSLALTNVDGQGDVTRVAESYEANNGGRRSREEEHESRSGSDNMDGASGDDQDAADNNPRKKKRYHRHTPQQIQELEALFKECPHPDEKQRLELSRRLNLETRQVKFWFQNRRTQMKTQLERHENSLLRQENDKLRAENMSIRDAMRNPICSNCGGPAIIGDISLDEQHLRIENARLKDELDRVCALAGKFLGRPISSLATSMGPPLPSSTLELGVGSNGFGGMSNVATSISMGPDFGGGIGSAMSIVSHGRPSVTGLDRSIERSMFLELALAAMDELVKMAQTDEPLWLRSLEGGREVLNHEEYMRSFTPCIGLKPNGFVSEASRESGMVIINSLTLVETLMDSNRWLEMFPGVIARASTTDVISSGMGGTRNGALQLMHAELQVLSPLVPVREVNFLRFCKQHAEGVWAVVDVSVDVIRDTSSAPTFMNCRRLPSGCVVQDMPNGYSRVTWVEHAEYDESQVHQLYRPLLSSGMGFGAQRWVATLQRQSECQAILMSSSVPSRDHTAITTSGRRSMLKLAQRMTDNFCAGVCASTVHKWTKLNAGNVDEDVRVMTRESLDDPGEPPGVVLSAATSVWLPVSPQRLFDFLRDERLRSEWDILSNGGPMQEMAHIAKGQDPGNCVSLLRARANANQGSMLILQETRIDAAGSLVVYAPVDIPAMHVVMNGGDSAYVALLPSGFAIVPDGPGSRGPMSGKGTTHGSSNGGGCGDGGGNRVSGSLLTMTFQILVNSLPAGKLTVESVETVNHLISCTVQKIKASLHCES, encoded by the exons atgagttttgggggttttcTTGACAACAGTACCGGCAGTTGTGGCGGTACGAGAATCGTGGCTGATATTCCTTACACcaatagcaacaacaacatGCCATCGAGTGCAATCGTTCAGCCCAACCTTGTCACTCAGTCTTTCACTAAATCCATGTTCAACTCTCCTGGACTCTCACTTGCCCTA ACAAATGTGGATGGGCAAGGAGATGTGACGAGAGTGGCCGAGAGTTATGAGGCAAACAACGGCGGGAGAAGGAGCAGAGAGGAAGAACATGAGAGCAGATCTGGGAGTGATAACATGGATGGTGCTTCTGGGGACGATCAAGATGCCGCTGACAACAACCCTCGTAAGAAGAAGCGTTACCACCGACACACCCCTCAGCAAATCCAAGAACTTGAAGc gCTGTTCAAAGAGTGCCCTCATCCTGATGAGAAGCAAAGATTGGAGCTCAGCAGAAGGCTTAACTTGGAGACCAGACAAGTCAAATTCTGGTTCCAAAATCGCCGAACCCAGATGAAG ACGCAACTGGAACGCCATGAGAACTCGTTGCTGAGGCAAGAGAACGATAAGCTCCGAGCGGAGAACATGTCGATTCGTGACGCTATGAGGAACCCAATTTGCTCAAACTGTGGTGGTCCTGCAATTATTGGAGATATATCACTAGACGAGCAGCATCTCAGGATCGAAAATGCTCGATTGAAGGACGAGTTGGACCGAGTTTGTGCACTGGCCGGAAAGTTTCTAGGCCGACCCATTTCATCCCTGGCTACATCCATGGGGCCTCCGCTTCCGAGCTCCACTTTGGAGCTCGGAGTTGGGAGCAATGGGTTTGGTGGGATGAGCAATGTGGCTACATCAATATCCATGGGACCTGATTTTGGAGGTGGGATTGGGAGTGCTATGTCAATTGTGTCTCATGGTAGGCCGAGTGTGACGGGGCTAGACCGGTCGATAGAGAGATCGATGTTTCTAGAGCTTGCTTTGGCTGCCATGGATGAATTGGTTAAGATGGCTCAGACAGATGAGCCCCTTTGGCTGAGGAGTTTGGAGGGTGGACGGGAGGTTTTGAACCATGAGGAATACATGAGAAGTTTCACTCCTTGCATCGGATTGAAACCGAATGGTTTTGTCTCCGAGGCTTCTAGGGAGTCTGGAATGGTCATCATCAACAGCTTAACTCTTGTTGAAACTTTGATGGATTCG AATCGATGGTTGGAGATGTTTCCTGGCGTGATTGCAAGAGCATCAACCACAGATGTGATTTCCAGTGGCATGGGAGGAACTAGAAATGGTGCACTTCAACTG ATGCATGCTGAGTTGCAAGTCCTATCACCTTTGGTTCCGGTTCGTGAGGTCAATTTCCTCCGTTTCTGCAAGCAGCACGCAGAGGGCGTGTGGGCTGTGGTTGACGTGTCGGTTGACGTCATTCGCGACACCTCCAGTGCACCGACATTTATGAACTGCAGGAGGCTCCCTTCTGGATGTGTTGTGCAAGACATGCCCAATGGGTACTCTAGG GTTACATGGGTTGAGCATGCGGAGTATGATGAAAGCCAAGTCCACCAGCTATACCGACCCTTGTTAAGTTCCGGCATGGGCTTCGGCGCTCAACGGTGGGTCGCCACCCTTCAACGCCAATCCGAGTGCCAGGCCATTCTTATGTCCTCCTCCGTCCCATCCCGCGACCACACTG CTATCACTACCAGCGGGAGGAGGAGCATGCTGAAGCTGGCGCAGCGGATGACAGACAACTTCTGTGCCGGAGTATGTGCATCGACCGTGCATAAATGGACCAAGCTTAACGCGGGGAACGTCGACGAGGACGTCCGGGTCATGACTCGGGAGAGCCTCGACGACCCCGGCGAGCCACCGGGTGTCGTGCTCAGCGCTGCCACTTCGGTCTGGCTGCCGGTCTCTCCGCAGAGGCTATTTGATTTCTTGCGTGATGAGCGGCTGAGGAGCGAGTGGGACATACTCTCCAACGGCGGGCCCATGCAGGAGATGGCCCACATCGCCAAGGGCCAGGACCCCGGCAACTGCGTTTCCCTCCTCCGCGCCAGA GCAAACGCAAACCAAGGCAGCATGCTGATCCTACAAGAGACACGCATAGACGCTGCGGGGTCGCTGGTGGTGTACGCGCCAGTTGACATTCCGGCCATGCACGTGGTCATGAACGGCGGGGACTCCGCGTACGTTGCTCTCCTGCCATCCGGGTTCGCAATCGTCCCTGATGGCCCAGGCTCGCGCGGGCCCATGTCCGGCAAAGGCACCACTCACGGCAGCAGCAATGGCGGCGGGTGCGGTGACGGCGGTGGCAATAGAGTGAGCGGGTCCCTCCTGACAATGACGTTTCAGATCCTTGTGAATAGCCTGCCGGCGGGCAAGCTGACCGTGGAGTCGGTGGAGACGGTGAACCACCTCATATCCTGCACGGTCCAGAAGATCAAGGCGTCCCTCCATTGTGAGAGCTGA
- the LOC137720539 gene encoding homeobox-leucine zipper protein ANTHOCYANINLESS 2-like isoform X1: MSFGGFLDNSTGSCGGTRIVADIPYTNSNNNMPSSAIVQPNLVTQSFTKSMFNSPGLSLALQTNVDGQGDVTRVAESYEANNGGRRSREEEHESRSGSDNMDGASGDDQDAADNNPRKKKRYHRHTPQQIQELEALFKECPHPDEKQRLELSRRLNLETRQVKFWFQNRRTQMKTQLERHENSLLRQENDKLRAENMSIRDAMRNPICSNCGGPAIIGDISLDEQHLRIENARLKDELDRVCALAGKFLGRPISSLATSMGPPLPSSTLELGVGSNGFGGMSNVATSISMGPDFGGGIGSAMSIVSHGRPSVTGLDRSIERSMFLELALAAMDELVKMAQTDEPLWLRSLEGGREVLNHEEYMRSFTPCIGLKPNGFVSEASRESGMVIINSLTLVETLMDSNRWLEMFPGVIARASTTDVISSGMGGTRNGALQLMHAELQVLSPLVPVREVNFLRFCKQHAEGVWAVVDVSVDVIRDTSSAPTFMNCRRLPSGCVVQDMPNGYSRVTWVEHAEYDESQVHQLYRPLLSSGMGFGAQRWVATLQRQSECQAILMSSSVPSRDHTAITTSGRRSMLKLAQRMTDNFCAGVCASTVHKWTKLNAGNVDEDVRVMTRESLDDPGEPPGVVLSAATSVWLPVSPQRLFDFLRDERLRSEWDILSNGGPMQEMAHIAKGQDPGNCVSLLRARANANQGSMLILQETRIDAAGSLVVYAPVDIPAMHVVMNGGDSAYVALLPSGFAIVPDGPGSRGPMSGKGTTHGSSNGGGCGDGGGNRVSGSLLTMTFQILVNSLPAGKLTVESVETVNHLISCTVQKIKASLHCES, from the exons atgagttttgggggttttcTTGACAACAGTACCGGCAGTTGTGGCGGTACGAGAATCGTGGCTGATATTCCTTACACcaatagcaacaacaacatGCCATCGAGTGCAATCGTTCAGCCCAACCTTGTCACTCAGTCTTTCACTAAATCCATGTTCAACTCTCCTGGACTCTCACTTGCCCTA CAGACAAATGTGGATGGGCAAGGAGATGTGACGAGAGTGGCCGAGAGTTATGAGGCAAACAACGGCGGGAGAAGGAGCAGAGAGGAAGAACATGAGAGCAGATCTGGGAGTGATAACATGGATGGTGCTTCTGGGGACGATCAAGATGCCGCTGACAACAACCCTCGTAAGAAGAAGCGTTACCACCGACACACCCCTCAGCAAATCCAAGAACTTGAAGc gCTGTTCAAAGAGTGCCCTCATCCTGATGAGAAGCAAAGATTGGAGCTCAGCAGAAGGCTTAACTTGGAGACCAGACAAGTCAAATTCTGGTTCCAAAATCGCCGAACCCAGATGAAG ACGCAACTGGAACGCCATGAGAACTCGTTGCTGAGGCAAGAGAACGATAAGCTCCGAGCGGAGAACATGTCGATTCGTGACGCTATGAGGAACCCAATTTGCTCAAACTGTGGTGGTCCTGCAATTATTGGAGATATATCACTAGACGAGCAGCATCTCAGGATCGAAAATGCTCGATTGAAGGACGAGTTGGACCGAGTTTGTGCACTGGCCGGAAAGTTTCTAGGCCGACCCATTTCATCCCTGGCTACATCCATGGGGCCTCCGCTTCCGAGCTCCACTTTGGAGCTCGGAGTTGGGAGCAATGGGTTTGGTGGGATGAGCAATGTGGCTACATCAATATCCATGGGACCTGATTTTGGAGGTGGGATTGGGAGTGCTATGTCAATTGTGTCTCATGGTAGGCCGAGTGTGACGGGGCTAGACCGGTCGATAGAGAGATCGATGTTTCTAGAGCTTGCTTTGGCTGCCATGGATGAATTGGTTAAGATGGCTCAGACAGATGAGCCCCTTTGGCTGAGGAGTTTGGAGGGTGGACGGGAGGTTTTGAACCATGAGGAATACATGAGAAGTTTCACTCCTTGCATCGGATTGAAACCGAATGGTTTTGTCTCCGAGGCTTCTAGGGAGTCTGGAATGGTCATCATCAACAGCTTAACTCTTGTTGAAACTTTGATGGATTCG AATCGATGGTTGGAGATGTTTCCTGGCGTGATTGCAAGAGCATCAACCACAGATGTGATTTCCAGTGGCATGGGAGGAACTAGAAATGGTGCACTTCAACTG ATGCATGCTGAGTTGCAAGTCCTATCACCTTTGGTTCCGGTTCGTGAGGTCAATTTCCTCCGTTTCTGCAAGCAGCACGCAGAGGGCGTGTGGGCTGTGGTTGACGTGTCGGTTGACGTCATTCGCGACACCTCCAGTGCACCGACATTTATGAACTGCAGGAGGCTCCCTTCTGGATGTGTTGTGCAAGACATGCCCAATGGGTACTCTAGG GTTACATGGGTTGAGCATGCGGAGTATGATGAAAGCCAAGTCCACCAGCTATACCGACCCTTGTTAAGTTCCGGCATGGGCTTCGGCGCTCAACGGTGGGTCGCCACCCTTCAACGCCAATCCGAGTGCCAGGCCATTCTTATGTCCTCCTCCGTCCCATCCCGCGACCACACTG CTATCACTACCAGCGGGAGGAGGAGCATGCTGAAGCTGGCGCAGCGGATGACAGACAACTTCTGTGCCGGAGTATGTGCATCGACCGTGCATAAATGGACCAAGCTTAACGCGGGGAACGTCGACGAGGACGTCCGGGTCATGACTCGGGAGAGCCTCGACGACCCCGGCGAGCCACCGGGTGTCGTGCTCAGCGCTGCCACTTCGGTCTGGCTGCCGGTCTCTCCGCAGAGGCTATTTGATTTCTTGCGTGATGAGCGGCTGAGGAGCGAGTGGGACATACTCTCCAACGGCGGGCCCATGCAGGAGATGGCCCACATCGCCAAGGGCCAGGACCCCGGCAACTGCGTTTCCCTCCTCCGCGCCAGA GCAAACGCAAACCAAGGCAGCATGCTGATCCTACAAGAGACACGCATAGACGCTGCGGGGTCGCTGGTGGTGTACGCGCCAGTTGACATTCCGGCCATGCACGTGGTCATGAACGGCGGGGACTCCGCGTACGTTGCTCTCCTGCCATCCGGGTTCGCAATCGTCCCTGATGGCCCAGGCTCGCGCGGGCCCATGTCCGGCAAAGGCACCACTCACGGCAGCAGCAATGGCGGCGGGTGCGGTGACGGCGGTGGCAATAGAGTGAGCGGGTCCCTCCTGACAATGACGTTTCAGATCCTTGTGAATAGCCTGCCGGCGGGCAAGCTGACCGTGGAGTCGGTGGAGACGGTGAACCACCTCATATCCTGCACGGTCCAGAAGATCAAGGCGTCCCTCCATTGTGAGAGCTGA